The DNA window GTGCGCGCGCGTTCGGCCTGGTCGAGCGTGAGCTTGTCCAGCTCGCGCCGTTTCTCCTGCAGCTTGCTGCTCTTCTCGGCGAGCGTCTTGGCCAGCTCGCTGGTGTCGAAGGCCACCACCACCTGGCCGCGCTCGACCATGCTGCCGTCCGGCGCCAGCTGGGTGATGGTGAACTCGTAAAGCTCGTCGACCTGCGGCGGCAGCAGCTGTGCGCTGCTGCGTGCGTAGACTTCACCATCGATGGCCAGCGTGGTGGCATGCAGCGGCGTGGCCGACAGCGCCAGGATCAGGCCGAACAGCCAAGCCCTCACTGGCGCGCCTCGGCGGCTTGGGGCGTCACGCGCACGCTCATGCCGGGCAGCAGGCTGGCCGTGTACGGCGCCGGGTCCAGGTCAATGTCGACCTGGAAGTAGCGCCCGCGGCCCCAGGCCGGGCGGGACTCCGGGGCGCCGGCGATGCGCAGGATGTGGCCGCCGCCGTGCTCGCCTGGCAGCGCGTCGAAATCCAGTCGCACCGCCTGGCCTTGGCGCAGGCCGGCCCGGTCGGCTTCCAGGACCCAGGCGCGGACCTGTCGGGTGCCGCCGGACACGACCTGGCCGGCCTCGCTGCCGACCATGGCCGAAGACCCCTCGTCGATGCGTCCACCCAGCCAGCTGGCCGTGTTGAAGCCATGGACCACGATGCCGTCGCGCTGCGCGCGCACCTCGGCATTGGCGGCCTGCCAGCGGGCAAAGTCGCGGTCGATCTCCAGCTTCTTCACTTCGAGCGCGGCGTCGCTGCGTCGCTGCTCCACCGCCGCGCGGGCCGTGGCGGCATCGCGGCGCTTGAGCTCGGCCTCCTCGGTCGCGCGCTTCAGTTCGCCCTGATAGCGGTCGTAGTCCAGTCCGGACACCAGCTCCCGGGGCAGGGCCGCATCGACCTTGGCGTCGGCCAACTTGGCGTCGGCCTTGGCCTGTTCCAGTGCGGCCTCCAGCGCCTTGACCTCCAGATCGGCGGTTTCCTTGTCGGCCTTGGCCCGGGCCTGCTCGATTTCCACGTCTTTTTCCTGGGCCTGCGTGGCCGCCGTGCCTGGATCGACGCGCAATACCACCTCGCCCTTCTTCACTGCCTGGCCTTCGGGCAAGAAGAAGCGGATCACCGTGGGCGACATGTTGGAACGGGGGACATAGATCGACTGCGCATCGACGACTCGCACCTCGCCGGTCAGGGCGATCA is part of the Pseudoxanthomonas sp. JBR18 genome and encodes:
- a CDS encoding HlyD family efflux transporter periplasmic adaptor subunit → MTRRTELPALLLLALAACAAPAGAVIALTGEVRVVDAQSIYVPRSNMSPTVIRFFLPEGQAVKKGEVVLRVDPGTAATQAQEKDVEIEQARAKADKETADLEVKALEAALEQAKADAKLADAKVDAALPRELVSGLDYDRYQGELKRATEEAELKRRDAATARAAVEQRRSDAALEVKKLEIDRDFARWQAANAEVRAQRDGIVVHGFNTASWLGGRIDEGSSAMVGSEAGQVVSGGTRQVRAWVLEADRAGLRQGQAVRLDFDALPGEHGGGHILRIAGAPESRPAWGRGRYFQVDIDLDPAPYTASLLPGMSVRVTPQAAEARQ